One window from the genome of Synechococcus sp. PROS-7-1 encodes:
- a CDS encoding calcium-binding protein, which translates to MTSTVYNSILGTDTVDNISGTSGADSISALQASDFVNGLGGADLLFGGKGNDELVQSATANETQIRGDEGNDVITLGVTASGATLYGGKGNDVITFGKTFTNAYASGDKGADTLDFKVVVNSTLNGDGGVSAGDEGNDEITFTTISNGVVLADIGDDIVQFNGKAISSTLYGGKGDDTITDDGSSLSKTLVRGDLGDDVINFANTAQFINSTILGDNGSSDGGDDSIVLTNTDSSSVFSSVSVEGGAGADTIEFYAGELLSSSFNANAGNDVFSVGGSLIGTTVYGGQGNDVVFLTGDTSANFGITGGVVSLDKGNDVVSGKAMSATLLGGDGVDVIGGSFSSAYLQGNAGNDFIGSFTANKVTIYGGQGADTVAASSDNGVTVEGIVMTSGKVYLDKGNDVFSGANYISSSKILGGDGNDTISLGVATQGGVSLVGGTGADSIKYNVVEGEASGTTGQNLGTYFFGFGGGNDTIDFTSTITNGNITFAIDETFNGTGTYVTLGGTSNAATLTLGTTTVTFTAGAASFGSTSASVGDLSITFTNVSASSITSLG; encoded by the coding sequence ATGACATCCACCGTCTACAACTCCATCCTCGGCACGGACACCGTTGACAACATTTCCGGAACTTCCGGTGCTGACTCAATTTCTGCTCTTCAAGCCAGCGACTTCGTTAACGGCCTGGGCGGCGCTGACCTGCTCTTTGGCGGCAAAGGCAACGACGAGCTCGTGCAATCCGCTACAGCCAACGAAACCCAGATCAGGGGCGACGAAGGCAACGATGTGATCACCCTGGGGGTGACCGCTTCTGGGGCCACCCTCTACGGCGGCAAAGGCAACGACGTCATCACCTTCGGCAAAACCTTCACCAACGCCTACGCCAGCGGTGACAAGGGTGCTGACACTCTGGATTTCAAAGTTGTGGTCAACTCCACACTGAACGGTGACGGCGGCGTTTCGGCCGGCGACGAAGGCAATGACGAGATTACCTTCACCACCATCAGCAACGGTGTGGTGCTTGCCGACATCGGTGACGACATTGTTCAGTTCAACGGAAAAGCGATTAGTTCTACCCTTTACGGCGGCAAAGGCGACGACACCATCACTGACGATGGGTCCAGCCTGAGCAAAACGCTCGTGCGCGGCGACCTGGGCGACGACGTCATTAACTTCGCAAATACCGCACAATTCATCAACTCCACCATCCTGGGTGATAACGGCAGCAGTGATGGCGGTGATGACAGCATCGTGCTGACCAACACCGACTCCTCCAGCGTTTTCTCATCTGTTTCTGTTGAGGGTGGTGCTGGTGCTGACACCATCGAGTTTTATGCTGGCGAACTTCTTTCCTCCAGCTTCAACGCCAACGCCGGCAATGACGTCTTCTCCGTGGGCGGCAGCCTGATCGGTACCACCGTCTACGGCGGCCAGGGCAACGATGTAGTCTTCCTGACCGGAGATACCAGCGCCAACTTCGGCATCACCGGCGGCGTGGTTTCCCTCGATAAGGGCAACGACGTTGTCAGCGGCAAAGCCATGAGTGCCACTCTGCTCGGTGGCGACGGCGTCGACGTCATCGGTGGTTCCTTCTCCAGCGCCTACCTCCAAGGCAACGCCGGTAATGACTTCATCGGCAGCTTCACTGCTAATAAAGTCACCATCTACGGCGGCCAAGGCGCTGACACCGTTGCTGCTTCCTCCGACAACGGAGTTACGGTCGAAGGCATCGTGATGACCTCCGGCAAGGTCTATCTGGACAAAGGCAACGACGTCTTCTCCGGTGCCAACTACATCTCCTCTTCCAAGATTCTTGGTGGTGACGGCAACGACACCATTTCCTTGGGCGTTGCAACTCAAGGTGGCGTGTCCTTGGTTGGCGGAACTGGCGCTGACTCCATCAAGTACAACGTGGTCGAGGGCGAAGCCTCAGGAACAACTGGTCAAAACCTTGGCACCTACTTCTTCGGTTTTGGTGGCGGCAACGACACCATCGACTTCACCAGCACAATCACAAACGGCAACATCACCTTTGCCATTGATGAAACTTTCAACGGCACAGGAACTTACGTCACCTTGGGCGGCACGAGTAACGCTGCAACGTTGACTCTGGGCACAACCACCGTCACCTTCACCGCCGGTGCGGCCTCGTTCGGTTCAACCAGTGCTTCAGTAGGCGATCTCTCCATTACCTTCACCAACGTGAGCGCTTCCTCGATCACCAGCCTCGGCTGA
- a CDS encoding glycosyltransferase, with the protein MRILISHSTYPSQFRRLAPALVAAGHEVVFLHQGREWHAPDPQGVKLVGYAAARSKDPEHCHPYLRRLETAVCQGQAAYRAARTLDHEGFQPDVILSHAGFGAGLYLGDAFPQAKRISLFEWYYNAFGSDVDFLQKGVVEADRQLRLRTWNAQLLLELADCDAAVVPTNWQRQQFPEALRSQLTLIHEGVDVERLVALRIHKPAPPPWLPQGNGVEVVSYVSRGFEAYRGFPQAMEALALLQQQRPMAHVCIAGNDSVCYGQERSDGRSWGQWAKDCCGLDPARTHWLGALGTEDYHGLLAYSQAHLYLTIPFVLSWSLLEAMAAGCAITASATAPVEELISTEREGLLADFWDPKAIASQLNRLLGDSALAEALGERAQAKVAPYSAAAGLEGWAALMATLQ; encoded by the coding sequence ATGCGCATCCTGATCAGCCACAGCACCTATCCCTCCCAGTTCCGCAGGCTGGCCCCCGCCCTGGTGGCCGCAGGCCACGAGGTGGTGTTCCTGCATCAAGGCCGGGAATGGCACGCACCGGATCCCCAAGGGGTAAAGCTGGTGGGTTACGCCGCTGCGAGAAGCAAAGATCCGGAGCACTGTCACCCCTACCTGCGGCGCTTGGAAACCGCTGTGTGCCAGGGGCAGGCGGCCTATCGGGCCGCCAGAACCCTGGATCACGAGGGGTTCCAGCCGGATGTGATCCTCAGCCATGCCGGATTCGGCGCAGGGCTTTACCTCGGTGATGCCTTCCCCCAAGCCAAACGCATCAGCTTGTTTGAGTGGTACTACAACGCCTTCGGCAGTGATGTGGATTTCCTGCAGAAGGGGGTGGTGGAAGCCGATCGCCAACTGCGCCTGCGCACCTGGAACGCCCAATTGCTGCTGGAACTGGCGGATTGCGACGCCGCCGTGGTGCCCACCAATTGGCAACGCCAGCAGTTTCCCGAGGCCCTGCGCTCCCAGCTCACCCTGATCCATGAAGGGGTGGATGTGGAACGCTTGGTGGCCTTGCGCATCCACAAACCGGCTCCTCCTCCCTGGCTGCCCCAAGGCAATGGCGTAGAAGTGGTGAGCTACGTGAGCCGGGGCTTCGAGGCCTACCGCGGTTTTCCCCAGGCGATGGAAGCCCTGGCACTGCTGCAGCAGCAGCGCCCGATGGCACATGTGTGCATCGCCGGGAACGACAGCGTTTGCTACGGGCAGGAGCGCAGCGATGGACGCAGCTGGGGGCAATGGGCCAAGGACTGCTGCGGCCTCGACCCCGCCCGCACCCACTGGCTGGGCGCCCTCGGCACTGAGGACTACCACGGGCTGCTCGCTTACAGCCAAGCCCACCTGTACCTCACGATCCCCTTCGTGCTGAGCTGGAGCTTGCTGGAGGCGATGGCGGCCGGTTGCGCAATCACCGCCAGTGCCACGGCTCCCGTTGAAGAACTGATCAGCACGGAACGCGAAGGCCTGTTGGCGGACTTCTGGGACCCCAAGGCGATCGCCAGCCAACTCAACCGGCTGTTGGGCGATTCGGCTCTGGCCGAGGCCCTTGGAGAGCGCGCTCAAGCCAAAGTTGCCCCCTACAGCGCGGCAGCTGGACTTGAAGGTTGGGCTGCTCTGATGGCAACCCTGCAGTGA
- a CDS encoding glycosyltransferase family 4 protein, with translation MAKWPALMVAPDMFRQTTNLNGRRWAGSALLEAWAQFLGNRDLHLACADPQYPAQLSDVLAQAGHRGQRHGHGLLHPHPYQAIGGLFIPDPNLGRWSRWRARCGSQHFSLIGQIHTLNTSSAVRMMESLVTEPVQPWDALICSSCAGRDVVNAILDDRETWMQRRFGPHQPPQRPQLPVIPLPVAVNALIEALPDRNAARKQLGLPPEASVCLWLGRLSLFTKLDPWAQYRVLEAVARQLPQELWLIECGPDDSEPQRDHLAQLRALCPNVRFLRLGGSEAVPEEVKHQALAAADVAISLVDNCQETFGLSLVEAMAAGLPMLVSDWDGYRNLVRQGVDGFLVPSRWLTDAHLASEGLAWAQELGLQSYPGIAGALAQLVALDTNAAEAMLLSLLQDPSMARAMGRQGRQQMQERCEGQQVMRRYDDLFADLAERRAQAQPQAEPPAAAIGLNPVRLFSRYASLPTAASSPNATNSLDALPDVVRQGRLPLWNEVLRACRDEDSRARLQQALPEKHL, from the coding sequence ATGGCTAAATGGCCCGCTTTGATGGTGGCGCCGGACATGTTCCGGCAAACCACCAATCTCAACGGTCGGCGCTGGGCAGGCAGCGCACTGCTGGAGGCCTGGGCTCAGTTCTTGGGAAATCGTGACCTCCACCTGGCCTGCGCTGATCCTCAGTACCCCGCCCAACTGAGCGATGTGCTCGCTCAGGCCGGCCACCGGGGACAACGGCATGGGCATGGCTTGCTGCATCCCCATCCGTATCAAGCGATCGGGGGCTTGTTCATTCCCGATCCCAACCTGGGGCGCTGGAGCCGCTGGCGGGCGCGCTGCGGCTCCCAGCACTTCTCATTAATCGGCCAGATCCACACCCTGAACACGTCGTCGGCGGTGAGGATGATGGAATCCCTGGTCACCGAGCCCGTCCAACCCTGGGATGCCCTGATCTGCAGCAGTTGCGCAGGCCGGGATGTGGTGAACGCGATCCTGGACGACCGGGAAACGTGGATGCAGCGTCGCTTCGGACCGCACCAGCCTCCCCAGCGGCCCCAGTTGCCGGTGATCCCCCTACCGGTGGCCGTGAACGCACTAATCGAGGCCCTGCCGGACCGCAACGCAGCCCGCAAGCAACTTGGCCTGCCGCCAGAGGCATCGGTGTGCCTCTGGTTGGGCCGGCTGTCGTTGTTCACCAAACTCGACCCCTGGGCGCAATACCGGGTGCTGGAGGCGGTGGCCCGCCAGCTCCCGCAGGAGCTGTGGCTGATCGAATGCGGTCCGGATGATTCAGAGCCGCAACGAGATCACCTGGCCCAGTTGCGGGCCCTCTGCCCGAACGTGCGCTTTCTCAGGCTCGGCGGCAGCGAGGCGGTGCCGGAAGAGGTGAAGCACCAGGCTCTGGCTGCAGCTGATGTGGCGATCTCCCTGGTGGACAACTGCCAGGAAACCTTCGGCCTGTCGCTGGTTGAGGCGATGGCGGCGGGGCTACCGATGCTCGTGTCCGACTGGGATGGCTACCGCAACCTGGTGCGCCAGGGGGTGGATGGTTTTCTGGTTCCCAGCCGTTGGCTGACCGATGCGCACCTGGCCTCCGAAGGGCTGGCCTGGGCCCAGGAACTCGGCTTGCAGAGCTACCCGGGAATCGCAGGAGCCCTGGCCCAGCTGGTGGCTCTCGACACCAACGCAGCCGAGGCGATGCTGCTCAGCCTGCTCCAAGATCCCAGCATGGCCCGGGCCATGGGACGCCAGGGACGGCAGCAGATGCAGGAGCGCTGCGAAGGGCAGCAAGTGATGCGCCGCTACGACGACCTCTTCGCCGATCTCGCTGAACGGCGGGCCCAAGCGCAACCACAAGCTGAGCCACCGGCCGCTGCGATCGGCCTGAACCCGGTGCGCCTGTTCAGCCGTTATGCCAGCTTGCCAACGGCAGCCAGCAGCCCTAACGCCACCAACAGCCTTGATGCGCTCCCAGACGTGGTGCGGCAGGGCCGCCTGCCGCTCTGGAATGAGGTGCTTAGAGCCTGCCGGGATGAGGACAGCCGAGCACGCCTGCAGCAGGCCCTGCCCGAGAAGCATCTGTGA
- a CDS encoding glycosyltransferase translates to MRFLLIHQNFPGQFRQLVPFLSQRGHELVGICSHQRPLAEIANTRVLRYPEPAPAPPELQGRSRLWHEALARAEAVARLCTELKQQGWHPDGIAVHCGWGESLGLQEIWPDVPQIVWPELWMRPEHLGLQPTDPLVHLERNLLTRTALSMAKAWVLPTQHQARSLPPCFQDQRLHVIHEGIDAKTTAIPNAQMAFEVRGSRIDRTVPTLTLVNRQLEQLRGFDTFMHSLPQLQKRHPRLRVLIVGDNESGYGPGHPSGRALKEVMLEELSGQLDLGRIHFLGRIPHPHLISLLQVSSVHVYLSSPFILGWSLLEAMACGCCIVGSTGAPVNEVIEHGVEGLLVPGRDANALAQAVDQLLNHPELRQRLGKAARQRALLYDQRLTLPALAALLEQSGRSKQAT, encoded by the coding sequence GTGCGGTTTCTGTTGATTCACCAGAACTTCCCCGGACAGTTCCGCCAGCTGGTTCCCTTTCTGAGCCAACGGGGCCATGAGCTGGTCGGGATCTGCAGCCATCAGCGCCCTCTCGCCGAGATTGCTAACACCCGGGTGCTGCGCTACCCGGAGCCAGCACCAGCGCCTCCAGAGCTCCAAGGCCGTTCGCGGCTTTGGCATGAAGCGCTGGCACGGGCTGAGGCCGTGGCCCGACTCTGCACTGAGCTCAAGCAGCAGGGCTGGCACCCCGACGGCATCGCCGTGCATTGCGGCTGGGGTGAATCTCTGGGGCTGCAGGAGATCTGGCCGGACGTTCCTCAAATCGTGTGGCCTGAGCTGTGGATGCGCCCGGAGCATCTGGGGCTGCAACCCACGGATCCTCTGGTCCATCTGGAGCGCAACCTGCTCACCCGCACCGCCCTGAGCATGGCCAAGGCCTGGGTGCTGCCCACCCAACACCAGGCCCGGAGCCTCCCCCCCTGCTTTCAGGATCAGCGCCTGCATGTGATCCATGAAGGCATTGATGCCAAAACAACAGCCATCCCCAATGCGCAGATGGCGTTTGAAGTGAGGGGCAGCCGCATCGACCGCACGGTTCCCACCCTCACCCTGGTGAACCGCCAGCTGGAGCAGCTGCGAGGCTTCGACACGTTCATGCACTCACTGCCCCAGCTCCAGAAGCGCCATCCACGGCTGCGGGTGTTGATCGTGGGTGACAACGAGTCGGGATATGGCCCTGGCCATCCCAGTGGACGCGCGCTCAAGGAGGTGATGCTCGAAGAGCTCAGCGGCCAACTGGATCTGGGGCGCATTCACTTTCTCGGCCGCATCCCCCATCCCCATCTGATCAGCCTGCTGCAGGTGAGCAGCGTGCACGTGTACCTCAGCTCCCCGTTCATCCTGGGCTGGAGCCTGCTGGAAGCGATGGCCTGCGGCTGCTGCATCGTGGGCAGCACAGGGGCTCCCGTGAACGAAGTAATCGAGCACGGCGTGGAGGGCCTGCTGGTGCCCGGCCGGGATGCCAACGCCCTGGCGCAGGCTGTGGATCAGCTGCTGAACCATCCTGAGTTGCGCCAACGGCTGGGGAAAGCGGCCCGGCAACGAGCCCTGCTCTACGACCAGCGCCTAACGCTGCCCGCCCTGGCCGCACTGCTCGAGCAGAGCGGAAGGAGCAAGCAAGCGACGTAA
- a CDS encoding calcium-binding protein, protein MRILITIVHHWNPKGNGNHASLRPNPEPRLHALQDQLLSFRRLDRRQGALNIHTKTVENANQSLRHKLSVRLVTDGQHHLAERLDPLYQNWVEHVPTSPEDPRHLGFEAQRLLAEGLDEHYDLYAYFEDDLLIHDPFFFHKIAWFQAHIGKDAVLLPQRMELFWKADTNVDKFYIDGPIPRDYLEPFLKHTSTPVGAPLPGGDIVFIPPVNPHAGCFVLTHAQMQHWSEQDWFLDGDCSFISPLESAATLGLCKTFRLFKPHLANAAFLELQHWGTSFRSLIGGVVSSPGTDPGAANGADAADDCD, encoded by the coding sequence ATGCGCATCCTGATCACGATCGTGCATCACTGGAATCCAAAAGGGAATGGCAATCACGCCTCCTTGCGGCCCAACCCCGAGCCCCGCCTGCACGCCCTTCAAGATCAACTGCTCAGCTTCCGGCGCCTGGATCGACGCCAGGGAGCCCTGAATATCCACACCAAAACCGTCGAGAACGCCAACCAGAGCCTGCGCCACAAACTGAGCGTGCGGCTGGTGACCGATGGCCAGCACCATCTGGCGGAACGGCTTGACCCGCTCTATCAAAACTGGGTTGAGCACGTGCCCACTAGCCCGGAGGATCCGCGCCATCTCGGCTTCGAAGCCCAGCGCCTGCTGGCCGAGGGGCTCGATGAGCACTATGACCTCTACGCCTACTTCGAAGACGACCTGCTGATCCACGACCCGTTCTTCTTTCACAAGATCGCCTGGTTCCAGGCCCACATCGGCAAGGACGCCGTGCTCCTGCCCCAGCGCATGGAGTTGTTCTGGAAAGCCGATACCAACGTGGACAAGTTTTACATCGATGGCCCAATCCCGAGGGATTACCTGGAGCCTTTCCTGAAGCACACCAGTACTCCTGTGGGGGCTCCGCTACCAGGGGGAGACATCGTGTTCATCCCACCGGTGAATCCCCATGCGGGCTGCTTCGTGCTGACCCACGCTCAGATGCAGCATTGGAGCGAGCAGGACTGGTTTCTCGACGGAGACTGCAGCTTCATTTCACCGCTGGAAAGTGCCGCCACCTTGGGGCTCTGCAAAACCTTCCGATTGTTCAAGCCCCATCTGGCCAATGCCGCGTTTCTGGAACTGCAGCACTGGGGAACCAGCTTCCGCAGCTTGATCGGGGGCGTGGTCAGCTCGCCTGGGACAGATCCCGGCGCAGCCAACGGCGCAGACGCAGCAGACGACTGCGATTGA
- a CDS encoding glycosyltransferase — MSTPGPRIDLLVNAPGSWNTVRVAQPFEALKAQGWDVRIHHPPIQPLAMVRASSLVIWQRPLPEQTASWANALQWVRSRGSLLLVEWDDHPDLFPERTRQKLRRTHCCHLRLAHALQVSCPKLAQALTPLNPHSLVVENAVAPIPPLNLGKHQAREPLRVFLGNLNRTQEHQQLQPALQAWLQEAPELQLVCAGHQDLPLQARPGQIEQHPLLAYRRYRQLLASCHIALLPLQEGIPQACKTPIKWLEAAAESTVVVAGPELYGPWLANDRLGLWAADGPDLVAAARRLAANPDLRRTIAAAAHQAIQAHGLMQQSQWRGALYRHLWRVRGALDQRLLQRFPSLQTGPQ, encoded by the coding sequence TTGTCCACTCCCGGCCCCCGCATCGACCTGCTGGTGAATGCCCCGGGCAGCTGGAACACGGTGCGGGTGGCGCAACCGTTTGAAGCCTTAAAGGCTCAGGGATGGGATGTGCGCATCCATCACCCACCGATCCAACCCCTTGCCATGGTGCGCGCCTCCAGCCTGGTGATCTGGCAACGGCCACTGCCAGAACAAACCGCCTCCTGGGCGAATGCCCTGCAATGGGTGCGTTCCCGCGGATCGCTGCTGCTGGTGGAGTGGGATGACCACCCCGATCTATTCCCGGAGCGCACCCGCCAGAAACTACGGCGAACGCACTGCTGCCACCTCAGGCTCGCCCATGCCCTGCAGGTGTCCTGCCCGAAGCTGGCGCAGGCACTGACGCCCTTGAACCCCCACAGCCTGGTGGTGGAGAACGCCGTGGCGCCGATCCCGCCTCTCAATCTGGGCAAACATCAGGCTCGGGAACCCCTACGTGTGTTTCTGGGCAACCTCAACCGCACCCAGGAGCATCAGCAGCTGCAACCAGCTTTGCAGGCCTGGCTGCAGGAGGCCCCGGAGCTGCAGTTGGTCTGCGCCGGTCACCAAGACCTGCCGCTTCAGGCCCGACCGGGCCAGATCGAGCAGCATCCGCTGCTGGCCTATAGGCGCTATCGGCAGCTGCTGGCAAGTTGCCACATCGCTCTATTGCCCCTACAGGAAGGCATCCCCCAGGCCTGCAAAACACCGATCAAGTGGCTGGAGGCTGCTGCGGAGAGCACCGTGGTGGTGGCCGGACCGGAGCTCTATGGCCCCTGGCTCGCCAACGATCGCCTGGGGCTTTGGGCTGCCGATGGCCCTGACCTCGTGGCCGCCGCCCGGCGCCTGGCCGCCAACCCAGACCTACGCCGCACGATCGCGGCGGCAGCACACCAGGCGATCCAGGCCCATGGGCTGATGCAACAAAGTCAATGGCGCGGCGCGCTCTACCGCCATCTCTGGCGTGTGCGCGGTGCCCTGGATCAGCGCCTGCTGCAACGCTTTCCCAGCCTGCAGACTGGGCCGCAATGA
- a CDS encoding glycosyltransferase family 9 protein, whose amino-acid sequence MRGPGVDNGRLQERQGCHDNQSRIGAGLMQRYSGEELGAAPRIVVLGSCKVGNYVKSTPLLRGLRQRWPSACIDFIGSEVTADFEQACPWITWRSSWDQAGLEASAQLAQALQERSHTVGPVDLAINLDGFNPVTQVLTAQLAPTWVAGGSLSANLRRDLPWGEEPHQRFLADPDWDRPEFLDRYRDHFSSNYIAELFCRLACIRTDFAAIELPWEDPGFPVPEVLIHATTARQAKIWPFAHWRTVVEHCSARGLRVGLVGSAPATQRSEYHSEGGEEALLASTELIDLRGQTSLIQLAGACRQARAVVSVDAGPLHIAAAVGTPTLAVVGNDAQGDGASPIRLWLPRVDNLDRTVSEHRCTLCADNRFRNDACLVDGHPCMQQVAPEQVLNWLARHA is encoded by the coding sequence ATGCGGGGGCCGGGAGTGGACAACGGGCGCTTGCAGGAACGGCAAGGCTGCCATGACAATCAGAGCCGGATCGGAGCTGGGTTGATGCAGCGCTACAGCGGAGAGGAGCTCGGAGCAGCGCCTCGCATCGTGGTGCTCGGCTCCTGCAAGGTGGGCAACTATGTGAAAAGCACGCCCCTGCTGCGCGGGCTGCGCCAGCGCTGGCCGTCGGCTTGCATTGATTTCATCGGTAGTGAGGTCACCGCTGACTTCGAGCAGGCCTGCCCCTGGATTACCTGGCGCAGCAGCTGGGATCAAGCCGGTCTCGAGGCGTCGGCGCAGCTGGCCCAGGCCCTGCAGGAGCGCTCTCACACGGTCGGCCCGGTGGATCTCGCCATCAACCTCGATGGCTTCAACCCCGTCACCCAGGTGCTCACCGCCCAGCTCGCCCCCACCTGGGTGGCGGGCGGCAGTCTCAGCGCCAACCTGCGCCGTGATCTGCCCTGGGGAGAGGAGCCCCACCAACGCTTCCTGGCCGATCCCGACTGGGACCGTCCTGAGTTTCTGGATCGCTACCGCGACCACTTCAGCAGTAATTACATCGCTGAGCTGTTCTGCCGGCTGGCCTGCATCCGCACCGACTTCGCGGCGATCGAGCTGCCCTGGGAAGACCCGGGATTCCCGGTGCCGGAGGTATTGATTCATGCCACCACAGCGCGCCAAGCCAAGATCTGGCCCTTTGCCCATTGGCGCACCGTGGTGGAGCACTGCAGTGCCCGGGGCCTGCGCGTGGGCCTGGTGGGCAGTGCCCCCGCCACCCAGCGCAGCGAGTACCACTCCGAAGGCGGGGAAGAGGCCCTGCTCGCCAGCACCGAGTTGATCGATCTGCGCGGCCAGACCAGCCTGATCCAGCTGGCGGGCGCCTGCCGGCAGGCGCGGGCTGTGGTGAGCGTGGATGCCGGGCCTCTGCACATCGCCGCCGCCGTCGGCACCCCCACCCTGGCGGTGGTCGGCAACGATGCCCAGGGCGATGGGGCCAGTCCGATTCGCCTGTGGTTGCCGCGGGTGGACAACCTTGATCGCACCGTGTCGGAGCATCGCTGCACCCTCTGCGCCGACAACCGCTTCCGCAACGATGCC